Genomic DNA from Amycolatopsis alba DSM 44262:
CTCGACCCTCAGGTCGCCGACTTCACCGCGCAGGTCGACCGAGGCCACGCGGGCGAGGGAGATCTTGCCGGTGCCGATGCCGCCGGTGATCGCCAGCTCACGCGGAACCACGACCTCGTAGTCCACGCCGCACTGGCTGCAGCCGCCGAGGACCAGCGTGCCGTTCTCGACGCTGTGCGTCTTGCCGGGATTCTTTCCGGTGTAAGTCACTTGGCGGCGCAGCGAGACCGGCGCGCCGTCCTCGACGCGGAGCGTGACCCCGCCGACCGGGACGTCGACCCGGATCGCGGTGATCTGCTCGGTGACGGGTGTGCCGTCGCTCAGCGTCTGGCGGCTTTCGGTCGTGCAGCCGACGATCCCGAAGGCCGTCAGCGCGCCGAGAGCGAGCGCGCCGAGGACGCGCTTTTCGATGGTGCCCATGAGAAAGTGTTTCCCCCGATAAAGTCCGTCAGGCCGCTTTGACCTTGACGCTTCCGCTGTCAGTGGTGAGATCGAGCTTGTACTGGGCCGAACCCGACTGGTTGACGTCGATGTCGCGGCGGCCGCTGTCGGTGGTGCCGGTGACGTTGTAGTCGCCGGAGGGCACGGAGACCTCGATCGAACCGCTGTCGGTCTTGGCCGTGACGTTCGCGGCCTTGACCAGCTCGAGGTCGATGCGCCCGCTGTCGGCCCGCGCCTGGACGTTCCCACCGAGCCGCTCGCCGTTGATGGCGCCGGAACCCGCGTAGACGTCGACGTCCTGCCCGATGTTCTGCAGTTCGACACGGCCGGAGTCGGCCTTGACCTTCACCGTGCCCGGCACGTCGTTCACGTCGACCC
This window encodes:
- a CDS encoding DUF4097 family beta strand repeat-containing protein, encoding MGTIEKRVLGALALGALTAFGIVGCTTESRQTLSDGTPVTEQITAIRVDVPVGGVTLRVEDGAPVSLRRQVTYTGKNPGKTHSVENGTLVLGGCSQCGVDYEVVVPRELAITGGIGTGKISLARVASVDLRGEVGDLRVENSSGPVRLTTGTGDIEVGLAKPGAVTANAEVGKVTVVVPDGSYQVRAKSEIGTVDTAGVRQDAASANVLDLKSGTGSITVKPA